A window from archaeon BMS3Bbin15 encodes these proteins:
- a CDS encoding heat shock protein GrpE, which translates to MSCESEEDVNKRIEELERKLKDAESRAEDYLNQLKYMKADFENYRKRVLKEKEEEVRKGIEAFIVKLLDVLDNLERALLTARTTRKKKALVDGIEMVHIEFLNILKKEGLEEIEAMGKSFNHGEHECIAVEELDNCNDEEVIEVFQKGYRLDGRVIRYSKVKIAKKR; encoded by the coding sequence GTGAGTTGCGAGAGTGAAGAGGATGTCAATAAGAGGATAGAAGAGCTGGAGAGAAAGCTCAAAGATGCAGAGAGCAGAGCAGAAGATTATTTAAATCAGCTTAAATATATGAAGGCTGATTTTGAGAACTATAGGAAGAGAGTTTTAAAGGAGAAGGAAGAAGAAGTTAGAAAGGGAATTGAAGCTTTTATTGTTAAGCTTCTTGATGTTCTCGATAATCTTGAAAGAGCCCTTCTGACTGCGAGGACCACAAGGAAGAAAAAGGCTCTTGTAGATGGCATAGAGATGGTACATATAGAGTTTCTCAATATCCTTAAAAAGGAGGGACTTGAGGAGATTGAAGCTATGGGAAAATCCTTTAACCACGGTGAGCATGAGTGTATTGCTGTTGAAGAACTTGATAATTGTAATGATGAGGAAGTTATAGAGGTCTTTCAGAAAGGGTACAGACTCGACGGCAGGGTTATTCGTTATTCAAAGGTAAAAATAGCAAAAAAGAGGTGA
- the copA gene encoding copper-exporting P-type ATPase A, producing the protein MQKIKLPIIGMHCASCVVTIEKALTRTPGIQKAKVNLGAEAAYVEFNLEKVTLEDIIAKIREVGYSVAIEKLRLKVSELRDVNQAKTLETAVFRVPGVINASANIATQRLFVEFLQDIDIEEIKRKVGEAGFDIIEEDVEKIARGKETEKKKRNVLIAAILSIPIVLGSYGHLFHLPEILSSSYLLFILTTPVLFYAGREFFWGSYGALKNRTANMDVLVALGSGSAYLYSTLVTFFHGAFPGVVYFDSAGLIVTFILMGRYLEAKAKSKTSEAIKKLVGLQTKTARVIKDGKEVEVPIEKVVPGDIVVVRPGESIPVDGVVVEGHSSIDEGMLTGESIPVDKKPGDEVIGATLNKDGVLKVKAVKVGADTAIAQIIKLVEDAQASKAPIQNLADRIAGIFVPIVVSIAVLSFLFWYFNPLGILSNSIDTFIFAFTIFIAVLVIACPCALGLATPTAIMVGTGRGAEQGILIKGGEGLEQAHKVDTIVLDKTGTLTTGEPKVTGVVAGENVSEKEVLEVAAAAEVGSEHPLGKAIVEAAREKGIDFKEAEEFIAIPGYGIDATYNGKRVVIGTRLFLTDNEINISFLEHKLKELEEQGKTAVLVAYDERAIGAIAIRDNLKANSAEAVAELQKMGMKVIMITGDNTRTAKAIAKEAGIKEFFAEVLPDGKAGKIKELQNAGRKVAMVGDGINDSPALAQADVGIALGSGTDVAIETADIVLIRDNLLDVVAAMQMSRKTISKIKQNLFWAFFYNITAIPVAMGVLFPSFGFLLQPAIAAFAMAFSSVTVVTNSLLLKRYTPEIRRKNR; encoded by the coding sequence ATGCAAAAAATAAAGCTGCCTATAATTGGAATGCACTGTGCAAGCTGTGTTGTAACAATAGAAAAGGCTCTTACAAGAACTCCGGGAATACAAAAGGCTAAAGTTAATCTTGGCGCTGAAGCTGCCTATGTTGAGTTTAATCTAGAGAAAGTAACTCTTGAAGATATTATTGCGAAGATACGTGAGGTTGGTTACAGTGTAGCCATAGAAAAGTTGAGACTTAAGGTTTCAGAGCTGAGAGATGTGAATCAGGCAAAAACCCTTGAGACTGCAGTTTTCAGGGTTCCGGGGGTTATCAATGCCTCGGCAAATATTGCTACCCAGCGTCTCTTTGTTGAATTCCTGCAGGATATCGATATTGAAGAAATAAAGAGAAAGGTGGGAGAGGCTGGTTTTGATATTATTGAGGAAGATGTTGAGAAGATAGCAAGAGGAAAGGAAACAGAGAAGAAAAAAAGAAATGTTCTGATTGCCGCGATTCTCTCAATACCTATTGTGCTGGGAAGCTATGGGCATCTTTTCCATCTTCCTGAAATACTTTCTTCTAGTTATCTCCTCTTTATCCTCACAACACCTGTGCTCTTCTATGCAGGAAGAGAGTTTTTCTGGGGTAGCTACGGTGCACTTAAAAACAGAACTGCAAATATGGATGTTCTTGTGGCTCTCGGCTCAGGTTCTGCCTATCTATACTCCACGCTTGTAACATTTTTTCATGGAGCATTTCCAGGGGTTGTGTACTTCGATAGTGCTGGTTTAATAGTTACATTTATTTTAATGGGGCGCTACCTTGAGGCAAAGGCAAAGTCAAAAACCAGTGAGGCAATCAAAAAGCTTGTTGGACTTCAGACAAAAACTGCCCGGGTGATTAAAGACGGCAAGGAGGTTGAAGTGCCCATAGAGAAGGTTGTACCCGGTGATATTGTTGTTGTTAGACCTGGAGAGAGTATTCCTGTTGATGGTGTTGTTGTGGAAGGACACAGCAGTATTGACGAAGGTATGCTGACAGGTGAAAGTATACCTGTTGATAAGAAGCCCGGGGATGAGGTTATAGGTGCCACATTAAACAAGGATGGAGTTCTCAAGGTTAAGGCAGTAAAAGTTGGTGCAGATACAGCTATTGCCCAGATTATTAAACTGGTGGAGGATGCTCAGGCTTCCAAGGCTCCAATTCAGAATTTAGCAGACAGAATAGCAGGAATTTTTGTGCCAATAGTTGTTAGTATAGCTGTGCTTTCCTTTTTATTCTGGTATTTCAACCCTCTGGGAATTCTATCTAATAGCATCGATACCTTCATCTTTGCCTTTACAATATTTATTGCAGTCCTTGTAATAGCATGTCCCTGTGCTCTTGGTCTGGCAACTCCAACAGCAATAATGGTGGGTACAGGCAGGGGTGCAGAGCAGGGCATTCTCATAAAAGGTGGAGAAGGGCTTGAGCAGGCCCATAAAGTTGATACCATTGTACTGGATAAAACAGGAACTCTGACAACAGGAGAACCAAAGGTGACGGGTGTGGTTGCCGGAGAAAACGTTTCTGAAAAGGAGGTTCTTGAGGTTGCTGCAGCGGCAGAGGTTGGTTCAGAGCATCCTCTTGGCAAGGCAATTGTTGAAGCAGCCAGGGAGAAGGGAATAGATTTTAAGGAGGCTGAGGAATTTATAGCTATTCCCGGTTATGGAATAGATGCAACCTATAATGGCAAGAGGGTGGTTATAGGTACAAGATTGTTTCTGACTGATAATGAGATTAATATTTCTTTTCTTGAGCATAAGCTTAAAGAACTTGAGGAACAGGGGAAAACAGCAGTTCTTGTTGCCTATGATGAGAGAGCTATTGGAGCTATAGCTATCAGAGATAATCTCAAGGCTAACTCTGCTGAAGCTGTGGCGGAGCTACAGAAGATGGGCATGAAGGTTATAATGATTACAGGCGACAACACAAGAACAGCAAAAGCTATAGCAAAGGAAGCTGGAATAAAGGAGTTTTTTGCTGAGGTTCTACCAGATGGCAAGGCAGGCAAGATTAAGGAGCTTCAGAATGCTGGAAGGAAGGTAGCCATGGTGGGCGATGGTATTAATGACAGTCCTGCTCTTGCTCAGGCGGATGTGGGCATAGCTCTTGGCTCGGGTACAGATGTTGCCATAGAGACTGCAGATATTGTTCTTATAAGGGATAATCTTCTGGATGTTGTTGCCGCAATGCAGATGAGCAGAAAAACCATATCCAAGATAAAGCAGAATCTATTCTGGGCATTTTTCTATAACATTACAGCAATTCCGGTTGCTATGGGTGTACTTTTCCCTAGTTTTGGATTTTTGCTTCAGCCAGCTATTGCAGCTTTTGCGATGGCTTTCTCCAGCGTTACTGTTGTGACTAACTCTCTCCTGTTAAAGAGGTACACGCCGGAAATCAGGAGAAAGAATAGATGA
- a CDS encoding thioredoxin-like protein, which produces MIPLISPENIKKEERHRVFVWFTSPGCVPCRNLEPVMLRLYYHWRKKVDFLRISVDEYPEFAQENDITSVPTLVYYKDGKEVGRLDGIIKAEDIERLLKA; this is translated from the coding sequence ATGATTCCTCTTATCTCGCCTGAAAATATTAAAAAGGAAGAGAGACATAGAGTGTTTGTGTGGTTCACGTCACCTGGCTGTGTACCCTGCAGAAACCTGGAACCAGTGATGCTCAGACTCTATTATCACTGGAGAAAGAAGGTGGATTTTCTGAGAATAAGCGTGGATGAATATCCAGAGTTTGCTCAGGAAAATGATATAACAAGTGTTCCTACGCTGGTATATTATAAAGATGGCAAGGAGGTGGGAAGGCTGGATGGAATTATTAAGGCTGAGGATATTGAGAGATTACTGAAGGCTTGA